The genomic window CATAAAATGAGTGCTAGTTTATTCAGCTAGAGAGACAATCTAGTCCAGTACCATGAAATGAGAGCGTTTAGGCTATTATTTCCTGATTCATTTACGATTTGTTTCGGAGAATTTACAAGGCCCTGTTTTTTCCCTAGCTTCGTTTTTGTTAAATTTTACCAGTCTTTTCGTCGTCATTATAGATCTGCCGCTAACCAGCGTTCGCGGTTTCTTCTGCGACTGTAAATCTTCTGTCCAATTTCAAGCTGCCTCCTTATCCATATGTTACCAATTTGCGAAGGAGTCGTATGTGCAGTGTAAGGTCCCAGGGTTTTCTAAAGTCAAGTAAATAACATCTATTAGCTATACATCGTTTTACTTACGTAGTTCCTTATTCTAAGACCATCAAAAGTTGTGTATCTAGTGAGTCTGTTATGGACCATATATGCATTAACAGGTTAGCAGATGGCTTGACAATATACTATGTCACTGATTCACTTAATCGAGCTCGCTTTTAGTCCTCTATTGACTTATTGCTTCTGCATTTAGCCCTTATTGTACACTCGTGATTTTTCTGCCCAGCCGTGCATCGTGCTCGTATAtattcaccccgaccaatcgaatcaagtgaatcgcattgaaactcagattcgtatcagccatttcctgacaaatcgctttctaacttgcgttaacgatgacatctgaccaaacaaactcgccagtgagatggtggaagatGTCAGCTTctaaaagacgttttcagatttacaattttggcactttgtttgtgattgaatccgcccgcgatttaacttctagtttctgcTTCTTTTCTCTAAatgttaaatcgcgggcggattcaattacttccaaagtgccaaaattgtcaatctgaaaacgccttttggaagctgacaccttccaccatctcactggcaagtttgtttggtcagaagttagaaagcgatttgtcggcaaatggctgatacgaatctgagtttcaatgcgattcacgtgattcgattggtcggggtgatattACGCCTCATGGCATTGCCACGGGATACATTGCTCATGTCGTGACGAAGCCGCATTGCCCTTTTTTTGGTATGTCTCAACCgagtcctttttttctttctttggtagCCCTGCTCAGACGTGCTGCAAACGATGCCGTCTATCTCCGCCATCTCTGCCTTCAGATTTAACATGGCATGCGATGCTTTATTATGACAACAACATGTAATTAACCTTAAACCCTAAGAAAAttgacaaataaacaacaataagcaaacaaatctttaaaactTACTCATTTGTCCCTATTGCCCAAACAAACTAATATGGAAGTGGAGTTCCACGTACCCACCACAACATAAAAGCATCACTTATCTATTTCAGTGTGTATGACTTGGACGTTTTTCCTTCACGTTGATCCTATCCAGAAGAGTCCCGTTATTACTTGACGTACTGTTTAAAGTACCAAGGCCACTTCAAAATAACGTATCAAACATATATCTTCAATAGCAAGGTAGAATTATGTTTCAATACGTTGATTCGATACGACAATAATGAACTAAATTATAGCAAATTCATCCGAAGTAAGTTCTTGTCATCTTTTCGACTCCAGGCGTAGCTACGGGGTGTCCAGATGGCTACTCGTACCTCGCACATACCCACATGTGTTACCGTGCCTACGCCAGAAAGAATACCTATGTCCAGGCCACGACGATCTGCCAAGCCGACGGCGGCACTCTGGCCATGCCTCGCGACGGCACCACCAACGACTTCCTCATCGCTTTGAAGAACACCGCCAACCCGTCTACGCGGTTCTACTTCGGACTGGACCGTAGGGACGGATCGTGGAACTACGTGGATGGCGGAGAGCTGAGCTACACCGACTGGGGGGCTGGGGAGCCGAATAATGAAGGTGGAGACGAGCACTGCGCTGACTACCTACCTGCCGCCCATGGCGTCGCCAACAAGAAAGATAAATGGAACGACGCACCCTGTTCCAAGTTTGCTGGTTTCATCTGTGAAACTGGTAGGTCTGAAGTACTAATGCTAGAAGAGTGCGTTGTCGCTAAATATCACTTGTCTTTTTCAGTTTGTTTGACATGGATGTTTTCATTCCCCATAGATCCTATGTGGGACAGAGACGACATATCTTTGCGCATTGTTTGATGTACCATGTCCACTTCAAAATAACGTATCAAACATCTgagtaaaagaaacaaacataaacatatgTTCTAAATTCAATGATTCGATACAAAAATGATTCCATGCGTTATGAGATCTTATGATATTTCATCCAAGATAAGTTCTTATCTTTTCGACTCCAGGCCCAATAGGATGTCCAGATGGCTACTCGTACCTCGCACATACCCGCATGTGTTACCGTGCCTACGACAGAGAGAATACCTATGTCCAGGCCACGACGATCTGCCAAGCCGACGGCGGCACTCTGGCCATGCCTCGCGACGGCACCACCAACGACTTCCTCATCGCTTTGAAGAACACCGCCAACCCGTCTACGCGGTTCTACTTCGGACTGGACCGTAGGGACGGATCGTGGAACTACGTGGATGGCGGAGAGCTGAGCTACACCGACTGGGGGGTCGGGGAGCCGAATAATGAAGGTGGAGACGAGCACTGCGCTGACTACCTACCTGCAACCCATGGCGTCGCCAACAAGAAAGATAAATGGAACGACGCACCCTGTTCCAAGTTCGCTGGATTCATCTGTGAAACTGGTAGGTCTGAGTTATTAATACTAAAGGGATGCGTTGTCCTTTTCAGGTCGAACTTCAGTTTAAAAAGAAGGTTCACTGATGGAATAAACATGACTTATTTGCAAAATTCCCTTAACAAAAATTAATATGAATGATGAAGTTCTCATAAATGTGTGCACGAATGAGATGATTCCACGTAATCAGTCTTGTCAGATTAATCTAGAAAACATTTGTTCATTTCAGGTAACATACCATTCGAGTGACGTCACAACCCAAGTGTTCCACATGACAACAACCAGCCAATGgccggtacatgtacatgcgtgcCTTGAAAATGCGTTTTTGTGACATCTATAATTCAACTAGAGatagaagtactgtaaatcgaTAGAAGACGCTCCATCAATAAAACACCAccatgaaaatgatattcaCCGTTTCGGTCCATCTTTGATTCACGCCTTTTATATTACAGGAACGCAATCTTCTCATGTGTATTTCTTAACTACATATTTTAaactgtactgtactagtactgtacataacgtataactgaagagaaaaaaaaacaggttgaGTATGATAAAGTCACTAACTCGTAATAATCTTCACATGTAAATATTACTGATATACCAAGTGCGCATATGAGTGCTTTCTGATAGCGGATATTTGCTCTGCGACTTATATTTTATATATGATTGTCAGTACGTGATTCTGATTGTATTGGCCCACCAGACCTAACCTGTTCCTctacaagaaaaatataaaaattgtgtGCAGGAACAATACGTCCCAATCAGATGCAtcaaaaaatgatttcatcaggcaATAGGAATACCAGTAGGTGGAACCTATGGGGGCTCACGTTtgacaactactgtaaatgtatacatgtatttaacccTCATTTTTGACCCCAAGCATGGATTTTGACGcgctatttgaacatgtttgatctgaaaaagaATTCCTTATGTGACTTTGTCAATAGACAtattttctaacctctcctaattttctagggagatcggcataaaactgttgacattatataggaaagtctgtgttgagtctgctggggtcatttttgaccccagcaaaaattaTGTGCTGaatttgagacctgccctctgtaactcctaaactgctaattgtttgaccaccaaatttgcagaggatgatgcacatgtgaatcaATATTACAATGACAGCTTTCATgtgattatgacgtaatatgacgtcattatgacgtaatttatgtgattctatccgccatcttggattttgaccgatgacgtcatcaaatcagcattgAATATCAATGccaaatcatgaaagttacattggactgcataagatgataacaatgtaagactagagttccacgacctcataccttcgccgactgatgttagccttttcgagtgaatgcttatcactcagtgtATGTAGATAAGGTGCCCACCATGTGCCCACCAGGAGCTTGCCTGATGTCCGACCGTctttcgcggggcattcggcagggccCTGTCCTGTTGGACCCCaaaggggtcactacaagacacagtcagagcaactgaccggtacctgtcaaaaacctgccaacgaAGGTGACAAAcgtttacaaaaatgccaccgagtgcccacCGGAGCAACCTGGGACCCCGCGGCAGGGTAGCGCGAAGGAAACTTTtagttgtgac from Branchiostoma lanceolatum isolate klBraLanc5 chromosome 4, klBraLanc5.hap2, whole genome shotgun sequence includes these protein-coding regions:
- the LOC136432203 gene encoding macrophage mannose receptor 1-like — translated: MWKFLLYVAAVIAWSKSTQGVATGCPDGYSYLAHTHMCYRAYARKNTYVQATTICQADGGTLAMPRDGTTNDFLIALKNTANPSTRFYFGLDRRDGSWNYVDGGELSYTDWGAGEPNNEGGDEHCADYLPAAHGVANKKDKWNDAPCSKFAGFICETGPIGCPDGYSYLAHTRMCYRAYDRENTYVQATTICQADGGTLAMPRDGTTNDFLIALKNTANPSTRFYFGLDRRDGSWNYVDGGELSYTDWGVGEPNNEGGDEHCADYLPATHGVANKKDKWNDAPCSKFAGFICETGNIPFE